Within the Alphaproteobacteria bacterium genome, the region AGGGCTTCCGGCAGGAAGCCTGGGCGCCGACTGCGGACAGAAGAACGGAGCCCCTGCAGGCATCACCGCGGAGACGGAAACAAAGGGCGTTCGGAGCTTGACATCAACCAACCGATTACAGAAGGCACAGAGACACAGAGACACAGAGATTCTAGGCGAAGCAATCCAAGCCCTCTCTGTGCCTCTGTGTCTCTGTGGTTCACCAATGGACGGTGCCACCCAACTCTACTCTGGAGGTACCCTCAACCGCCCCTTAATGACCTTGCGGGTCGGCGTCATGGGCATGGATTCGACGATCGCCAGGCGTTCGGGCCAGAACATTTTGGCCACTTTGGCACCCGCCAGGTATTCCTTGACGTCGTCGAGCGTCAGCGCCGCCTCCGGTGCCAGCACCACGAACAGACAGGCGCGTTCGCCCAGCACCTCGTCGGGCACCGGCACCATGGCGGCCTGCAGTACGGCGGCGTGGGCTTCCATCAGTTCCTCGACGTCGAGGGGGTTGATCTTGATGCCGCCGCGCATGATGACGTCTTTCAGGCGCCCGGTGACGGTGATGTTGCCTGCTGCATCGATGCGCGCCAAGTCGCCGGTGCGGAACCAGCCGCCGGACCGGAAGGAAGCCTCGTTGGCGGCCTGGTTGTCGAGATAGCCCCAAAAATTATAGGGGCTGCGGATCTCCAGCTCGCCCTCATCACCGCTGGCGAGCTCGACGCCGTCCGGATCGCAAATGCGGGCGCTGCAGTCGCCGAACACGGGGCCGATGCTGGTGGCCCGCACCTCTTGCGGCGCGTCCTCGTGGCCGATGATGATGTCGAGCACCTCCGTCATGCCCCAGGTCTGGCAGACGCGGACGCCGGGGCAGGCCTCCTCCAGGCCGATCAGCACCTCGGGCAGGCAGACCGCACCGCCGATGAAGACTCGCCGCAAGTTCTGGCAAACGGCGGGGCCGAAGAACCCCGCCTTGCGGCCGGCCTTCACGTGAGCCGGGCCACAGAAAAGGATGGTCACTTCGTCGCGCACCAAGGTGCCTTCCAGAACCGGCGGCGCATAGGCCGCCATCATGGCGTTGGTGGCACCGGCCTCGAGCATGGCCAGCAGCACGATCAGGCCGAAGGCGTGGGTAAAGGCGGGGGCGCAAAGCACCGTCTGCTCGGCATCGATATGGAAGCCGCGGGCGCAGCTCACGCCGTCCAGCACCAGCGTGCGATAGGGATGCACCACGGCCTTGGGCGCCGACGTCGTGCCCGAGGTGAACATCACCACGCCCGGGTCGTCGGGACCGGGTGGATCGGCGATCTCACCGGGTTCGTGGGCGAGTAGATTATCGAATGCGAGCGAACCGGCCGGGGCCGTGCCACCGACCACGATGACTTGCTCCAGGCTGGGCACCTTGGCTTGCATCTCGGCCATCAGGGCCGCGGCATCGAAGCCCTCGATGCCGGCGAAGCAGACCACGCCGCGGGCCGCCACGTGGCGCAACAAGGGCTCCAGCTCGCCACCCCGGTAGGGCATGTGCAAAAGCGCCGGCACGCCGCCCATGGCCTGGATGCCGTAAAGTGCCACCAGAATGGCCGGCACGTTGGGAAGTTGAACACCGATGACGTCGCCCTTCCTGAAGCCCTGGGCCAGCAGGCCGCGGGCGAAACGCCTTACCTGATCGTCGAGCTCGGCATAACTGAGGCCGCCGCCGGGCGCCAGGGCGGCCGGCCGGTCTGGCGCCTTGCGGGCCCACTGGGCCAGCCAGTCCGAGGGCATGGTGTCGCTCCAGTCACCCTGTTCGATAAAACGCTTGGCCCGTTCGGGCGGGTAGGCCAGAGCCGATTTGAGATCCGCCATCAGTTACCTTTCCGTCTTTCGCGCTCCAGCGCCGCCAGCACCCGGTCGGGGGTTATGGGCAATTCCTCGAAGCGGATGCCCGTGGCATCTTTTATGGCATTGGCCAGCGCCGCGATGATGCCGGCCAGCGGTCCTTCGCTGCCCTCCTTGGCGCCGAAGGGGCCCAGGGGATCGATGCTTTCGACGATGTGGGCGTGGATGGGAGGCGAATCCATGATCGTCGGGATGCGGTAGTCGAGCAGGTTGGCGCGTGTCGGCAGGCCCAGGTGGTAGCCGGTTTCCTCATAAAGCGCCTGGGCCAGGCCCATCCAGACGGCGCCGTGGATCTGGCCCTCGACGGCGAGCGGGTTGATGGCCCGGCCGCAATCCAGCGCCACCCAGACGTCGTCCACCGTGACCACGCCCGAGGCTTCGTCGAGGGTCACCTCGGCCACCACGGCGGCGTAGGAAAAACCCATGGTGGCGCCCACGGCCGAGCCCCGGTACTTCTTGCCGCCATGCGATTCCGGCGGCGTGTCGTAGTTGCCGGTGACGCTGACGGTGCCGCCGCCGGCCAGCGCCGCTTCGGCGACTTCGTGAAATTTCAGGCCCCGGTCCTGGCTGGCGGCGCGGTAGCTTTCGTCGATCACCACGATGTCCTCGGGCGCCGCCTCGAGCTTCCGCGCCGCCGCCTCGACCAGGCGGGCCCGCAGTTTGTCGGCCGCCGCCAACGTCGCGTTCCCCAGCATGAAGGTCATGCGCGAGGAATAGGCGCCGTTGTCC harbors:
- a CDS encoding class I adenylate-forming enzyme family protein translates to MADLKSALAYPPERAKRFIEQGDWSDTMPSDWLAQWARKAPDRPAALAPGGGLSYAELDDQVRRFARGLLAQGFRKGDVIGVQLPNVPAILVALYGIQAMGGVPALLHMPYRGGELEPLLRHVAARGVVCFAGIEGFDAAALMAEMQAKVPSLEQVIVVGGTAPAGSLAFDNLLAHEPGEIADPPGPDDPGVVMFTSGTTSAPKAVVHPYRTLVLDGVSCARGFHIDAEQTVLCAPAFTHAFGLIVLLAMLEAGATNAMMAAYAPPVLEGTLVRDEVTILFCGPAHVKAGRKAGFFGPAVCQNLRRVFIGGAVCLPEVLIGLEEACPGVRVCQTWGMTEVLDIIIGHEDAPQEVRATSIGPVFGDCSARICDPDGVELASGDEGELEIRSPYNFWGYLDNQAANEASFRSGGWFRTGDLARIDAAGNITVTGRLKDVIMRGGIKINPLDVEELMEAHAAVLQAAMVPVPDEVLGERACLFVVLAPEAALTLDDVKEYLAGAKVAKMFWPERLAIVESMPMTPTRKVIKGRLRVPPE